Proteins encoded in a region of the Bactrocera tryoni isolate S06 chromosome 4, CSIRO_BtryS06_freeze2, whole genome shotgun sequence genome:
- the LOC120774028 gene encoding poly(U)-binding-splicing factor half pint isoform X1, with product MGSNERESRSSESRSDDPLNDGMVPSKKSRSDSGKSSEPKIPYISQPIYDLKQTGDVKFGPGTRSALLGLLGGALPKLSSDQHDTVSKAKKYAMEQSIKMVLMKQTLAHQQQQLASQRTQVQRQQALALMCRVYVGSISFELKEDTIRAAFLPFGPIKSINMSWDPITQKHKGFAFVEYEIPEGAQLALEQMNGALMGGRNIKVGRPSNMPQAQQVIDEIQEEAKSFNRIYVASIHPDLSEEDIKSVFEAFGPILYCKLAQGTSLHTHKGYGFIEYANKQAMDEAIASMNLFDLGGQLLRVGRSITPPNALVCASTNSTMPTAAAVAAAAATAKIQALDAVASNAVLGLSATTPTLGISPLAAAAKVGALPIAAASALHPPGLAVPAATGGAAAFLPAGVFQAPAALPPNLLGAAPGMPNVTTAAAPVVVTQTALLATPTMGAPSMATIGNLGAGTVLGAEAAQHAAAAAAAAVSANAAAAVAAANNVTAMHNLQSANSEQLKKAHEKAQQEELQKKLMDEGETQTLQQQENMSIKGQSARQLVMQRLMRPQESRVIILRNMVGPEDVDETLQEEIQEECTKFGTVSRVIIFNEKQTENEDDEEAEIIVKIFVEFSSAIEAMRGRDALHGRFFGGRRVVAELYDQSLFDHGDLSG from the exons ATG gGTTCCAATGAACGAGAATCGCGGTCTTCAGAGTCACGTTCAGATGATCCACTAAATGACGGCATGGTGCCATCAAAAAAATCTCGCTCGGATTCGG GCAAGTCCTCGGAACCGAAAATTCCATACATTTCGCAGCCAATTTATGATCTGAAACAGACAGGCGATGTGAAATTCGGTCCTGGTACACGTTCGGCACTACTTGGCCTATTGGGTGGTGCACTACCAAAACTCAGTTCCGATCAACATGACACGGTCAGTAAGGCTAAAAAATATGCCATGGAGCAAAGTATTAAAATGGTATTAATGAAACAAACATTGGCGCATCAGCAGCAA caattggcATCACAACGTACACAGGTGCAGCGTCAGCAAGCACTCGCCCTCATGTGCAG AGTATATGTCGGCAGTATTTCATTTGAATTAAAAGAGGATACCATACGCGCGGCTTTTCTACCTTTTGGCCCAATAAAATCGATCAACATGTCTTGGGATCCCATCACTCAGAAGCACAAAGGTTTCGCCTTTGTTGAATATGAAATTCCTGAAGGTGCACAATTAGCATTGGAGCAAATGAATGGCGCATTAATGGGTGGCCGTAACATTAAGGTGGGCCGGCCTAGTAATATGCCACAAGCACAGCAAGTTATTGATGAGATACAAGAGGAAGCAAAGAGTTTCAATCGCATTTATGTTGCCTCCATACATCCAGATTTATCCGAAGAGGATATCAAAAGTGTTTTTGAAGCATTTGGTCCTATTTTATATTGCAAATTGGCGCAGGGAACATCATTGCATACACACAAAGGTTATGGTTTCATTGAATATGCCAACAAACAGGCAATGGATGAAGCTATCGCCAGCATGAATTTGTTCGATTTGGGCGGCCAATTACTGAG AGTGGGCCGTTCGATTACACCGCCTAATGCTTTGGTTTGCGCTTCTACGAATTCCACAATGCCCACAGCCGCTGCTGTGGCCGCCGCTGCCGCCACCGCTAAGATACAGGCACTTGATGCAGTTGCCAGCAACGCGGTGCTTGGCCTTTCTGCAACTACTCCCACACTGGGTATTTCTCCATTAGCTGCAGCAGCTAAGGTGGGTGCATTGCCAATTGCTGCTGCCAGTGCATTACATCCACCAGGTCTTGCCGTACCTGCTGCTACTGGCGGTGCCGCTGCATTCCTTCCCGCTGGCGTCTTCCAAGCGCCAGCAGCCCTACCACCAAATCTATTGGGTGCCGCACCTGGTATGCCAAATGTGACCACTGCTGCTGCACCAGTTGTTGTTACACAAACCGCTCTACTAGCAACACCAACTATGGGCGCACCTTCAATGGCTACAATTGGTAATCTTGGTGCTGGTACAGTATTGGGTGCTGAAGCCGCCCAACACGCAGCGGCTGCTGCAGCCGCGGCAGTAAGTGCAAATGCCGCAGCCGCCGTGGCCGCCGCGAATAATGTGACAGCGATGCATAACTTACAATCCGCTAATTCAGAGCAACTGAAAAAGGCGCACGAGAAGGCACAGCAGGaggaattgcaaaaaaaattaatggatgAGGGTGAAACGCAGACGCTACAGCAGCAGGAGAATATGTCGATTAAGGGCCAGAGCGCACGGCAGCTAGTTATGCAGAGGCTAATGCGACCACAAGAGTCACGTGTGATCATACTGCGAAACATGGTCGGTCCAGAGGATGTAGACGAAACACTGCAAGAGGAGATACAAGAAGAGTGCACAAAATTCGGCACTGTTAGCCGTGTgataattttcaatgaaaaacaaACGGAGAACGAAGATGATGAAGAAGCTGaaataattgttaaaatatttgtcgaGTTTTCAAGCGCTATTGAGGCAATGCGTGGACGGGATGCTTTACACGGACGCTTCTTTGGTGGGCGCCGCGTTGTTGCCGAACTATATGATCAATCACTTTTTGATCATGGTGATCTATCGGGTTAG
- the LOC120774028 gene encoding poly(U)-binding-splicing factor half pint isoform X2 → MEQSIKMVLMKQTLAHQQQQLASQRTQVQRQQALALMCRVYVGSISFELKEDTIRAAFLPFGPIKSINMSWDPITQKHKGFAFVEYEIPEGAQLALEQMNGALMGGRNIKVGRPSNMPQAQQVIDEIQEEAKSFNRIYVASIHPDLSEEDIKSVFEAFGPILYCKLAQGTSLHTHKGYGFIEYANKQAMDEAIASMNLFDLGGQLLRVGRSITPPNALVCASTNSTMPTAAAVAAAAATAKIQALDAVASNAVLGLSATTPTLGISPLAAAAKVGALPIAAASALHPPGLAVPAATGGAAAFLPAGVFQAPAALPPNLLGAAPGMPNVTTAAAPVVVTQTALLATPTMGAPSMATIGNLGAGTVLGAEAAQHAAAAAAAAVSANAAAAVAAANNVTAMHNLQSANSEQLKKAHEKAQQEELQKKLMDEGETQTLQQQENMSIKGQSARQLVMQRLMRPQESRVIILRNMVGPEDVDETLQEEIQEECTKFGTVSRVIIFNEKQTENEDDEEAEIIVKIFVEFSSAIEAMRGRDALHGRFFGGRRVVAELYDQSLFDHGDLSG, encoded by the exons ATGGAGCAAAGTATTAAAATGGTATTAATGAAACAAACATTGGCGCATCAGCAGCAA caattggcATCACAACGTACACAGGTGCAGCGTCAGCAAGCACTCGCCCTCATGTGCAG AGTATATGTCGGCAGTATTTCATTTGAATTAAAAGAGGATACCATACGCGCGGCTTTTCTACCTTTTGGCCCAATAAAATCGATCAACATGTCTTGGGATCCCATCACTCAGAAGCACAAAGGTTTCGCCTTTGTTGAATATGAAATTCCTGAAGGTGCACAATTAGCATTGGAGCAAATGAATGGCGCATTAATGGGTGGCCGTAACATTAAGGTGGGCCGGCCTAGTAATATGCCACAAGCACAGCAAGTTATTGATGAGATACAAGAGGAAGCAAAGAGTTTCAATCGCATTTATGTTGCCTCCATACATCCAGATTTATCCGAAGAGGATATCAAAAGTGTTTTTGAAGCATTTGGTCCTATTTTATATTGCAAATTGGCGCAGGGAACATCATTGCATACACACAAAGGTTATGGTTTCATTGAATATGCCAACAAACAGGCAATGGATGAAGCTATCGCCAGCATGAATTTGTTCGATTTGGGCGGCCAATTACTGAG AGTGGGCCGTTCGATTACACCGCCTAATGCTTTGGTTTGCGCTTCTACGAATTCCACAATGCCCACAGCCGCTGCTGTGGCCGCCGCTGCCGCCACCGCTAAGATACAGGCACTTGATGCAGTTGCCAGCAACGCGGTGCTTGGCCTTTCTGCAACTACTCCCACACTGGGTATTTCTCCATTAGCTGCAGCAGCTAAGGTGGGTGCATTGCCAATTGCTGCTGCCAGTGCATTACATCCACCAGGTCTTGCCGTACCTGCTGCTACTGGCGGTGCCGCTGCATTCCTTCCCGCTGGCGTCTTCCAAGCGCCAGCAGCCCTACCACCAAATCTATTGGGTGCCGCACCTGGTATGCCAAATGTGACCACTGCTGCTGCACCAGTTGTTGTTACACAAACCGCTCTACTAGCAACACCAACTATGGGCGCACCTTCAATGGCTACAATTGGTAATCTTGGTGCTGGTACAGTATTGGGTGCTGAAGCCGCCCAACACGCAGCGGCTGCTGCAGCCGCGGCAGTAAGTGCAAATGCCGCAGCCGCCGTGGCCGCCGCGAATAATGTGACAGCGATGCATAACTTACAATCCGCTAATTCAGAGCAACTGAAAAAGGCGCACGAGAAGGCACAGCAGGaggaattgcaaaaaaaattaatggatgAGGGTGAAACGCAGACGCTACAGCAGCAGGAGAATATGTCGATTAAGGGCCAGAGCGCACGGCAGCTAGTTATGCAGAGGCTAATGCGACCACAAGAGTCACGTGTGATCATACTGCGAAACATGGTCGGTCCAGAGGATGTAGACGAAACACTGCAAGAGGAGATACAAGAAGAGTGCACAAAATTCGGCACTGTTAGCCGTGTgataattttcaatgaaaaacaaACGGAGAACGAAGATGATGAAGAAGCTGaaataattgttaaaatatttgtcgaGTTTTCAAGCGCTATTGAGGCAATGCGTGGACGGGATGCTTTACACGGACGCTTCTTTGGTGGGCGCCGCGTTGTTGCCGAACTATATGATCAATCACTTTTTGATCATGGTGATCTATCGGGTTAG
- the LOC120774034 gene encoding aprataxin-like protein has protein sequence MMNSTGKCWATGLLHTIKDAKNLIISSEDAVVINDKYPKSQHHYLVLPKADIPDIFHLNQSHLPLLEELFLLAQNVIEAKRCHLDDFKIGFHAQPSMQRLHLHVISKDFVSDCLKTRKHWASFNTKLFLYYQDVYGLIKAGDRIQRLDKEIVHQLYASALDCNQCKFVAKNVPDLKRHLLEHWSHKQ, from the exons ATGATGAACTCGACTGGTAAATGCTGGGCTACTGGCCTTTTACATACCATTAAAGATGCTAAGAATCTTATAATATCATCTGAAGATGCTGTAGTGATAAACGACAAGTATCCGAAGTCACAGCATCATTATCTCGTACTGCCAAAAGCCGACATTCCGGATATTTTCCAT cTAAATCAAAGCCACCTACCATTGCTAGAGGAACTATTTCTGCTTGCACAAAATGTGATTGAGGCAAAGCGTTGCCATTTAGACGATTTCAAAATTGGATTTCATGCACAACCTAGCATGCAAAGATTACACTTACATGTGATTtccaaagatttcgtatcagaCTGTCTTAAAACCAGGAAGCACTGGGCTAGTTTCAACACTAAATTGTTCCTGTATTATCAAG ATGTGTATGGGCTGATAAAGGCAGGAGACCGGATCCAACGACTTGACAAGGAAATAGTGCACCAGTTGTATGCCTCTGCTCTGGATTGTAATCAGTGCAAGtttgtggcaaaaaatgtacCAGACTTAAAACGACATCTACTAGAACACTGGTCCCATAAGCAATAA
- the LOC120775153 gene encoding 60S ribosomal protein L22, with the protein MAPTAKTNKGDKSAAKPAEKKAAPAAATAAKGKVEKPKAEVKPATAAAKNVKKAPEAAKEVKAAAKPAAAKPAPAKDAKKASPAAAAPKKDAKAAPAKDAKKAAPAAAKPAAAAPAKKAEPAKAAVPAAAPAEKPKAPVLKAVKPQRKSVSAAAATAAGKVTKKNVLRGKGLKKKKVSLRFGIDCTNIAEDNIMDVADFEKYIKARLKVNGKVNNLGNNVTFERLKMKLYVNSDVHFSKAYLKYLTKRYLKKNSLRDWIRVVSNDKDSYELRYFRISSNDDEDEDAE; encoded by the exons ATGGCACCAACT GCTAAAACCAACAAAGGTGATAAATCCGCCGCCAAGCCAGCCGAAAAAAAGGCTGCACCCGCAGCAGCTACCGCTGCTAAGGGCAAAGTTGAAAAACCAAAAGCTGAAGTTAAGCCTGCGACCGCTGCTGCCAAAAATGTAAAGAAGGCTCCCGAGGCCGCCAAGGAAGTGAAGGCTGCTGCCAAACCCGCTGCTGCAAAGCCAGCACCCGCCAAGGATGCAAAGAAGGCGTCACCAGCTGCGGCTGCTCCCAAGAAAGATGCTAAGGCTGCTCCCGCTAAAGACGCAAAGAAAGCAGCACCTGCTGCAGCTAAGCCAGCCGCCGCTGCACCAGCCAAAAAAGCTGAGCCAGCTAAAGCCGCTGTGCCCGCTGCCGCACCAGCTGAGAAGCCAAAGGCTCCAGTTCTTAAGGCTGTCAAGCCACAACGCAAGTCCGTATCAGCTGCAGCTGCTACTGCCGCTGGCAAAGTTACCAAGAAGAACGTGTTGCGCGGCAAGGgactgaagaagaagaaggtgtcTCTTCGTTTCGGAATCGATTGCACCAACATTGCTGAAGATAACATCATGGATGTTGCCGATTTT GAAAAGTACATTAAAGCCCGCCTAAAGGTCAACGGCAAAGTGAACAACCTTGGTAACAACGTCACATTCGAGCGCTTGAAGATGAAATTGTACGTGAACTCGGACGTGCACTTCTCCAAGGCCTACCTGAAGTACTTGACCAAGCGTTACTTGAAGAAGAACAGTTTGCGTGATTGGATCCGTGTCGTTTCCAACGATAAGGATTCCTATGAACTCCGTTACTTCAGAATCAGCTCCAACGATGATGAAGATGAGGATGCCGAGTAa